One window of the Ignavibacteriota bacterium genome contains the following:
- a CDS encoding PD40 domain-containing protein: MFVHRRIATGLVPVLALAALVCAGCSSSTSLRDARSERCCPQGSGLLGASVNTAADEYGAYLEQRADGARLWFTSSRGVDGKKQTSLPSDIFVSKHAGALSPPDVCRNWGNAERMPQIGSAFDTWTKGAVTMFGNEVVLAAEQPVDGSNTLRPGASGYNLFLWKLQRGADGTPRDATPVENVNLASAWTSQPALSPGGDTLLFASDRPNPLNPADTSINIWYAVRTRGVWGAPSIVASLATPVDDMCPGIDSFGALYFSTQWDFASGARSRRGFDVYLAGALQDVLAGRAAKPVDINTVTAQEGFSVNTAADEIFPQVSTTETGQIIMWSSNREDGFGGFDIYACRLPVPRIWLSPVVTCYEKGNVKVEGMRLEGRVMGDQRVKAVVNGAVTDMRAGEKIQVKVGDRVSFLRAGAADECITMSCPIVETVAKFGDTLQLVNIDCDCNPKPVESILISDASGIPYFVTGYWWPNTSRNLAQLNRQAGAGTLARAKFIDRGDYDYACASKTIDDFFARNIYDKIDNALRKVDNCSEKDISLMITVVGYTDACNLVQGSYTDETVLMPTMKIASGTDMWSSSLPSADGTRNIPLKDRGQYGNVILSKLRSYFTMKTIDRDMGDRSETYKRFRDAGRIVFDYDGMGVYEPTAWRGDVQTQAPAMENPCRKRSTNAYGCNNPEGRRIEIFITPVVGDPRTMPRPLETDFVQKEQIDPEAQPRSCGCVRAEHVFRDSSEAVFTKAMLLQFTDPAKIVRDSVVVVEETDDKGARQFRLHTGCLPAPADAQEAARIMHEAVHKAITMLEKYTPGSKSACRQFSLSFGTFLYPRNAQILRDTLRTLLGAPVWIDETTALDTHEKRYSVRSGMYADRAEAQQMMEGYAAVLRKVRITLEMMILRETLGAVE; encoded by the coding sequence ATGTTTGTGCATCGCAGAATCGCGACAGGCCTGGTGCCGGTCCTCGCCCTTGCCGCACTCGTGTGTGCCGGCTGCTCGTCCAGCACGTCGCTGCGCGATGCGCGCAGCGAGCGCTGTTGTCCGCAGGGGTCGGGTCTGCTCGGCGCGTCGGTCAACACTGCCGCCGACGAGTATGGGGCGTACCTGGAACAGCGTGCCGACGGCGCGCGGCTCTGGTTCACGAGTTCCCGCGGCGTGGACGGAAAAAAGCAGACGTCGCTGCCGAGCGATATTTTTGTGTCGAAACACGCGGGCGCGCTGTCGCCGCCCGACGTGTGCAGGAACTGGGGGAACGCCGAACGTATGCCGCAGATCGGCTCGGCCTTCGATACGTGGACAAAGGGCGCCGTGACGATGTTCGGCAACGAGGTGGTGCTGGCAGCGGAGCAGCCGGTGGACGGCAGCAACACGCTGCGGCCGGGCGCCTCCGGGTACAACCTGTTCCTGTGGAAACTTCAGCGCGGAGCGGACGGCACTCCGCGTGACGCCACACCCGTCGAAAACGTGAACCTCGCCTCGGCATGGACCTCGCAACCGGCTCTGTCGCCCGGCGGCGACACGCTGCTGTTTGCGTCCGACCGGCCCAATCCTCTGAACCCCGCCGACACCAGCATCAACATCTGGTACGCTGTGCGGACCCGCGGTGTGTGGGGCGCACCTTCGATCGTCGCGTCGCTCGCCACACCCGTCGACGACATGTGCCCCGGCATCGACAGCTTCGGCGCGCTGTATTTTTCCACGCAGTGGGACTTTGCCTCCGGCGCGCGTTCGCGACGCGGCTTCGACGTGTACCTCGCCGGCGCGCTGCAAGACGTGCTTGCGGGACGTGCAGCAAAGCCGGTGGACATCAACACCGTCACCGCGCAGGAGGGTTTCAGCGTCAACACCGCGGCCGATGAAATCTTTCCACAGGTGTCCACGACGGAAACCGGGCAGATCATCATGTGGTCGTCGAACCGCGAAGACGGCTTCGGTGGTTTCGACATCTACGCGTGCCGCCTGCCGGTTCCGCGCATCTGGCTCTCGCCCGTCGTCACCTGTTACGAAAAGGGTAACGTAAAAGTCGAGGGGATGCGTCTCGAGGGCCGCGTCATGGGCGACCAGCGCGTGAAGGCCGTGGTGAACGGCGCGGTGACCGACATGCGCGCGGGCGAGAAGATCCAGGTGAAGGTGGGCGATCGTGTGTCCTTCCTGCGCGCGGGCGCCGCCGACGAATGTATCACGATGAGCTGTCCCATCGTCGAGACCGTGGCAAAATTCGGCGACACGCTGCAGCTCGTCAACATCGACTGCGACTGCAATCCCAAGCCGGTCGAATCCATTCTCATCAGCGACGCGAGCGGCATCCCGTATTTTGTGACGGGATACTGGTGGCCGAACACGAGCCGCAATCTCGCGCAGCTCAACAGGCAGGCGGGCGCGGGCACGCTCGCCCGCGCGAAGTTCATCGACCGCGGCGATTACGATTACGCCTGCGCTTCGAAGACTATCGACGATTTTTTCGCGCGCAATATTTACGACAAGATCGACAACGCGCTGCGCAAAGTGGACAATTGTTCCGAGAAGGACATCTCGCTGATGATCACCGTGGTCGGTTACACCGACGCGTGTAATCTCGTGCAGGGTTCCTACACCGACGAAACAGTACTGATGCCCACGATGAAGATCGCCAGCGGCACCGACATGTGGTCGAGTTCGCTGCCCTCGGCCGACGGGACGCGCAACATCCCGCTCAAGGACCGCGGCCAGTACGGCAACGTGATCCTGTCGAAGCTGCGCTCGTACTTCACGATGAAGACCATCGACCGCGACATGGGCGATCGATCTGAAACGTACAAACGTTTTCGCGATGCGGGCCGCATCGTATTCGACTACGACGGCATGGGTGTATACGAGCCGACGGCATGGCGCGGCGATGTACAGACGCAGGCCCCCGCGATGGAGAATCCCTGCCGGAAACGATCAACAAACGCCTACGGCTGCAACAATCCCGAAGGACGACGGATCGAAATCTTCATCACGCCAGTGGTTGGTGATCCGCGCACCATGCCGAGACCGCTCGAGACGGATTTTGTGCAGAAGGAACAGATCGATCCCGAGGCGCAACCGCGGTCCTGCGGCTGTGTGCGTGCCGAACATGTGTTCCGCGACAGCAGCGAGGCGGTGTTCACGAAGGCGATGCTGCTTCAATTCACCGATCCCGCGAAGATCGTGCGCGACAGCGTGGTTGTTGTCGAGGAGACCGACGACAAGGGCGCTCGCCAGTTCCGTCTCCACACAGGGTGCCTGCCCGCGCCGGCCGACGCACAGGAGGCCGCGCGTATCATGCACGAGGCGGTGCACAAGGCCATCACAATGCTCGAGAAATACACGCCCGGCTCGAAGTCCGCCTGCAGGCAATTCTCGCTGAGCTTCGGCACCTTCCTGTATCCGCGCAACGCGCAGATACTGCGCGACACGCTGCGCACACTGCTCGGTGCACCTGTGTGGATCGACGAAACAACTGCTCTCGACACGCACGAGAAACGGTATTCGGTGCGGAGCGGTATGTACGCCGACCGCGCCGAGGCACAGCAGATGATGGAAGGCTACGCGGCCGTTCTGCGCAAAGTCCGCATCACGCTCGAAATGATGATCCTGCGGGAAACGCTCGGGGCTGTTGAGTGA
- a CDS encoding T9SS type A sorting domain-containing protein — MSRFSWSAATDPSGTLYVADGTPHLYHSIDDGVHWRSEIVGSFAPHVYSITTIPTGTLFAITSDGVYRRETGVASWLPTMRNPELGIVYSILSKGRDTLVATHAYGVAISLDGGFTWNRTGPPGSGGLGQVCITTSGRMCLARADSLFRSNDGGATWRGIHTPAAGYIRKIWSIGEDTMYLFTTEGYLCQSSDGGESWSMAASLGGWTTSVVSHPGTPLFALSDRDSTLMQSTDGGRTWILVLRQDQVGFSSLNFLDVDPAGRVLYGDRYDGLFRFDPANATRTHVRGRSLYPRVFRGVWPELAVNARGTMVTWGPLDASGRSVDDGYTWRYSESEVISNFSVIDISAGHNASFYVLTTDSLFTSTDDGLTYTARPVPASHPSSCIQTRVGSLLISGLHGVYHSSDDGVNWTKSNAPSGVGDVRSLQEDESGNLFALSRQKFVIVSTDDGSHWRELPSVGLPDHCSQLAVAQGTIYVLDVSNGVYRSKDGGATFLQIPAGSRNAHFSCLAVDAAGRVYLGAEDIHRDGILYSTNNGDSWQDGNTGIVSPEQGFDYEPVVRDFELGRDGRMYALVDSGIYRMEETVLHALDDVHKPDMAATARPNPFQTTTTVTWTLERKQHVDVQVFDLLGRRVASLASGMFAAGTHSMPFTGSGLPQGSYFVRIGTGTGVTVLRLLRVP; from the coding sequence GTGTCGCGCTTCTCATGGTCAGCAGCCACGGATCCCTCCGGTACGCTGTATGTGGCGGACGGTACACCGCATCTCTATCACAGCATCGATGATGGCGTGCATTGGAGATCGGAGATTGTTGGTTCATTCGCGCCACACGTGTATTCCATCACTACAATCCCGACGGGAACACTCTTTGCGATCACATCGGACGGCGTATATCGGCGAGAGACAGGTGTGGCCTCTTGGCTTCCGACCATGCGCAATCCTGAACTCGGAATCGTGTATTCCATTCTTTCGAAAGGTCGGGATACACTCGTGGCAACACATGCGTATGGCGTCGCAATAAGTCTTGATGGCGGATTCACCTGGAACCGCACCGGTCCTCCCGGGTCAGGCGGACTCGGGCAGGTATGCATCACAACGTCCGGCCGCATGTGCCTTGCTAGGGCCGACTCTTTGTTTCGAAGCAATGATGGTGGAGCCACCTGGCGCGGCATTCACACTCCCGCCGCAGGGTATATCCGAAAAATCTGGAGTATCGGCGAAGATACGATGTATCTCTTCACGACGGAGGGATACCTCTGCCAGAGCAGCGACGGCGGTGAGTCGTGGAGCATGGCGGCTTCGCTGGGAGGGTGGACTACTTCGGTCGTGTCACACCCTGGCACACCTCTGTTCGCGCTCAGTGACCGGGATTCCACGCTCATGCAAAGCACGGATGGTGGTCGGACGTGGATCCTCGTTCTCAGACAGGATCAGGTGGGATTTAGTAGCCTGAATTTTTTGGATGTTGATCCGGCCGGCCGCGTCTTGTATGGGGACCGCTACGATGGCTTGTTTCGCTTCGACCCTGCCAACGCCACGCGTACGCACGTCAGAGGACGCTCCTTGTATCCACGAGTCTTCCGTGGCGTATGGCCGGAACTCGCGGTGAATGCACGCGGGACGATGGTGACATGGGGTCCGCTTGACGCCTCCGGCCGCAGCGTCGATGACGGATACACGTGGAGATACAGTGAAAGTGAAGTCATCTCGAATTTCTCCGTCATTGACATATCGGCGGGACACAACGCTTCCTTTTATGTGCTCACAACCGATTCGCTTTTCACCAGCACCGATGATGGCCTCACGTACACAGCACGGCCCGTGCCGGCATCACATCCCTCCTCCTGTATCCAGACTCGTGTCGGTTCGCTGCTGATAAGCGGACTGCACGGAGTGTATCACAGTAGCGACGATGGGGTGAACTGGACGAAATCGAACGCACCCTCGGGAGTGGGTGATGTACGATCGCTGCAAGAGGATGAGTCTGGAAATCTCTTTGCACTTTCGAGGCAGAAGTTCGTGATTGTTTCCACCGATGATGGATCACACTGGCGTGAACTCCCATCTGTGGGGCTGCCGGATCACTGTTCCCAGCTTGCAGTCGCGCAAGGCACAATCTATGTACTTGATGTGTCGAACGGAGTATACCGCAGCAAAGACGGCGGCGCAACATTTCTGCAAATTCCTGCCGGAAGCCGGAACGCACACTTTAGCTGTCTCGCTGTCGATGCTGCCGGTCGAGTATATCTCGGAGCGGAGGATATCCATCGCGACGGCATACTGTACAGCACAAACAACGGTGATTCCTGGCAGGACGGGAATACTGGTATTGTATCACCAGAACAGGGATTCGACTACGAGCCCGTCGTGCGCGACTTCGAGTTGGGGCGCGATGGAAGGATGTATGCACTGGTTGACAGCGGGATCTATCGCATGGAGGAGACGGTACTCCACGCGCTGGATGACGTACACAAACCGGATATGGCCGCGACAGCGCGGCCGAATCCCTTCCAAACTACAACCACCGTCACCTGGACACTCGAGCGGAAGCAGCATGTCGACGTGCAGGTCTTTGATCTGCTGGGCCGCCGTGTCGCCTCACTCGCCTCGGGCATGTTCGCTGCGGGAACACACTCGATGCCCTTCACCGGCAGCGGCCTGCCGCAGGGAAGTTACTTCGTGAGGATCGGCACCGGCACCGGCGTAACAGTGCTGCGGCTGTTGCGGGTGCCCTGA
- a CDS encoding T9SS type A sorting domain-containing protein codes for MKTAKFQFIVIFSVCGITGGEVAAQQPFWQRVDSVERFSWSVAFGDAGEIFTADGKSGVYKSINDGRHWAAANEGLVNRTVHDMYFDAAGRLFAATNDGVFRSDDRAEHWTRASAGLPEGPVHVLASGGDDTLFALPGMRVYRSINAGNRWDLIGPPGTAPCSGVCVTGSGVLIVSTDDTLYRSTDAGATWRVCHARPRETFLPPIVDTRGVVYTAANFGKVLLSGDEGITWTTLYPGLGHISVLAAGSDGYLYSSMYAAKGLVRSNDGAATWTDVPASDSPGSEYTTRIAMDPQGRLITCDHFDGVFRYAPDFSFKEPLRGRALYYELPTMALSRLAISDSGSMAVLPEHDGLFRSNDGGITWIPTDVSFPQSWGNRVFVGGARHSMYVVSSDSLYISTDGAATWHAAPAPADTYTTVRPLQSGTLLLGSRQWIYRSTDQGATWNVVTQSAGPHSVIGIAQDTRGDVYALVDANRLLVSTDDGNTWLIRASTGFDGSYTKIACGAAGRVYAVKGMGPVVAASDDGGATFRSANTGMSPNELTAFSTDAQGRVFAAGAWWVSGGVYISADFGASWRKQNSGFYSVEYQWAFEPGVMDLVRGPAGRMYALTDSGLYCGSDWPLGVDKSKAQPANIGHVYPNPFRSGTTVTWTLERKQHVDVQVFDLLGRRVASLASGMFAAGTHSIPFTGSGLPQGSYFVRIGTADRSRLFMIVKQ; via the coding sequence ATGAAAACGGCAAAGTTTCAGTTCATTGTTATCTTCAGCGTGTGCGGCATTACAGGCGGGGAGGTGGCCGCGCAACAGCCGTTCTGGCAGAGAGTGGATTCTGTTGAACGATTCTCATGGTCTGTCGCCTTTGGTGACGCAGGCGAGATATTCACGGCAGATGGGAAGTCGGGCGTGTACAAGAGCATCAACGACGGTAGACACTGGGCTGCTGCCAACGAAGGGCTCGTGAACAGAACTGTCCACGATATGTACTTCGATGCGGCGGGTCGACTGTTCGCCGCGACCAATGACGGTGTGTTCCGGAGCGACGACCGCGCGGAGCACTGGACGCGCGCTTCCGCCGGACTCCCGGAAGGGCCGGTCCACGTTCTTGCATCCGGCGGAGATGATACACTGTTCGCACTGCCCGGCATGAGGGTGTATCGCAGCATCAATGCGGGAAACAGGTGGGATCTGATCGGTCCGCCCGGCACCGCCCCGTGCAGCGGCGTATGTGTCACAGGTTCCGGCGTGCTCATCGTTTCCACCGACGACACGCTGTACCGCAGCACTGATGCCGGCGCGACGTGGCGCGTCTGCCACGCGCGCCCGCGCGAGACGTTTCTACCGCCCATTGTGGACACACGGGGAGTCGTGTACACTGCAGCGAATTTCGGGAAAGTGTTATTGAGCGGCGACGAGGGCATCACCTGGACGACGCTGTACCCCGGGCTTGGCCACATTTCCGTGCTGGCTGCGGGAAGCGACGGATACCTCTACAGCTCGATGTACGCAGCCAAAGGCCTCGTACGCAGCAACGACGGCGCGGCAACGTGGACGGATGTACCTGCGAGCGATTCGCCGGGGAGTGAGTACACAACGCGTATCGCCATGGACCCGCAAGGGCGGCTCATCACCTGCGACCATTTCGACGGTGTCTTCCGATACGCTCCGGATTTTTCATTCAAAGAGCCGCTTCGAGGAAGGGCGCTGTATTACGAACTCCCTACTATGGCTCTCTCGCGCCTTGCCATCAGCGATTCGGGCAGCATGGCAGTACTGCCAGAGCATGACGGACTGTTCCGCAGCAACGATGGCGGGATAACCTGGATACCGACCGACGTCTCCTTCCCTCAATCCTGGGGGAACCGCGTCTTTGTTGGCGGTGCGAGGCATTCCATGTACGTCGTTTCCAGCGACTCTCTGTACATCAGCACCGATGGCGCTGCAACATGGCATGCCGCACCTGCTCCCGCCGATACGTATACGACAGTGCGTCCGCTGCAAAGCGGGACTCTGCTGCTCGGAAGCAGACAATGGATATATAGAAGTACGGACCAGGGAGCGACATGGAATGTGGTCACACAATCCGCCGGTCCGCACTCTGTCATCGGCATTGCGCAGGACACGCGGGGTGATGTGTATGCACTTGTCGATGCGAACCGGCTGCTGGTCAGCACCGATGACGGGAACACCTGGCTGATCCGCGCATCCACAGGTTTCGATGGGTCCTACACCAAAATTGCATGCGGCGCGGCCGGACGTGTGTACGCCGTGAAGGGGATGGGACCTGTCGTGGCGGCGAGTGATGACGGCGGTGCAACATTCCGGTCAGCGAATACGGGTATGTCGCCGAACGAGCTCACCGCGTTCAGCACCGATGCACAGGGCCGTGTGTTTGCGGCGGGCGCATGGTGGGTTTCAGGCGGCGTGTATATCAGCGCCGATTTCGGTGCGAGCTGGCGCAAGCAGAATTCGGGCTTTTATTCCGTCGAGTATCAGTGGGCGTTCGAACCGGGTGTGATGGATTTGGTACGCGGTCCCGCCGGGCGCATGTACGCACTCACCGACAGCGGGCTCTATTGCGGCTCCGACTGGCCCCTGGGTGTCGATAAGAGCAAGGCACAACCCGCAAATATCGGACATGTCTATCCGAATCCATTCCGGTCCGGCACCACCGTCACCTGGACACTCGAACGGAAGCAGCATGTCGACGTGCAGGTCTTTGATCTGCTGGGCCGCCGTGTCGCCTCACTCGCTTCGGGCATGTTCGCCGCGGGAACACACTCGATACCTTTCACCGGCAGCGGCCTGCCACAGGGAAGTTACTTCGTGCGGATCGGCACCGCGGACAGATCGCGGTTGTTCATGATCGTCAAACAATAA
- a CDS encoding AAA family ATPase produces MTTPSREQLETRIAEAAPRIQGLIDNVNLIIRGQRPTIELVLTALFAGGHVLIEDYPGSGKTTLAKTLSLSIGGGGTPSTFKRIQFTPDLLPMDIVGFNFFDAGKNAFVFKQGPVFSNFLLADEINRASPKVQSALLECMAEKQVTVDERTYKLENLFFIVATQNPIDSEGTYPLPWAQLDRFYFKLPLGYVDYETDLEILGDLDRILDVQGQVHPVITADEVVALQNLAFAVHCDETIIRAVTNLIHRTRESKKEINVGASTRAGIYLLKLIKAHALVAGRAFATEDDFKAVAYWGLHHRLVYANRKAGEDVLRALVDTEVEKLRNVVAR; encoded by the coding sequence ATGACGACCCCATCCCGCGAACAGCTCGAGACGCGCATCGCCGAAGCGGCGCCCCGTATTCAAGGACTCATCGACAATGTGAACCTCATCATTCGCGGACAGCGGCCGACCATCGAACTCGTGCTGACCGCACTGTTCGCAGGCGGGCACGTTTTGATCGAGGACTATCCCGGCAGCGGGAAAACCACACTTGCAAAAACCCTGAGCTTGAGCATCGGCGGCGGCGGCACGCCTTCCACCTTCAAGCGCATTCAATTCACGCCGGATTTGCTGCCGATGGACATCGTCGGCTTCAACTTTTTCGACGCTGGGAAAAATGCGTTTGTATTCAAGCAGGGCCCGGTGTTCAGCAACTTCCTGCTGGCCGATGAAATCAACCGCGCCTCTCCAAAGGTACAGTCGGCGCTGCTCGAATGTATGGCCGAAAAACAGGTGACGGTGGACGAACGGACCTACAAACTCGAGAACCTGTTCTTCATCGTCGCGACGCAGAATCCGATCGACAGCGAAGGCACCTACCCGTTGCCTTGGGCACAGCTCGACCGCTTCTACTTCAAATTACCGCTCGGTTACGTCGATTATGAGACCGATCTCGAAATCCTCGGCGATCTCGACCGCATCCTCGACGTGCAAGGCCAGGTGCATCCGGTGATCACGGCCGACGAAGTTGTCGCCCTCCAGAATCTCGCCTTCGCCGTGCACTGCGATGAAACCATCATCCGCGCGGTCACCAACCTCATTCACCGGACGCGTGAGAGCAAGAAGGAAATCAATGTCGGCGCCTCGACCCGCGCGGGCATCTATCTGCTCAAACTCATCAAGGCGCATGCGCTTGTCGCGGGCCGCGCCTTCGCAACCGAAGACGACTTTAAGGCCGTGGCCTACTGGGGCCTCCATCATCGCCTCGTGTACGCCAACCGCAAGGCGGGCGAGGACGTTCTGCGGGCTCTCGTCGATACGGAGGTCGAGAAGCTGAGGAATGTTGTTGCGAGGTAA
- a CDS encoding transglutaminase domain-containing protein, which yields MATVERIAGPHYGGVRTLLLGRVLPHAGIAAYIFWYLSVRLSTVNDALPAFFLAYTVFTAAHTVLASRNVRFGISAAGTAGLTLLIILGATVLAPHSEAGSFVAGVTAVFLIILLWISCVVNHWFIAARAFYIADVAAVNGTWIAFVLPATEFTTAGLIAASLPVVVYSLYVLLFDYALRRPMPRQDRRKIVLRYLLVVLVLAVAAFIGSVSGIGDSAGTARGSYSLLSKKNDRFRMQDRAALEDEFKLPIDSKELVFAAHVPAVSYQGYSIGAPYLKFHSLHTYDPARNEFNGLADEMEAPTYRVRLVPLDRTMAEPVQLTVGLDGREVTPPEALRFDGRSTIYNVRLSTDQTFGHNLTYRFVSYSSTDSVTVADETLPVLGVHRLFSRVSILNVIPIGTAGQFFQFDYNAAVLDRVDEYGDVDGGPRGFRQQYLGINGLEQDILDTMRALLRGRESTRERIETVIGFFTQRDATGQPVFTYSLKPGKSADPNESLLHYFLLKNRRAYCTYYATAAALFFRAAGIPARVAIGFVPGEESKQTPGWYYVYSNQAHAWTEIWLGPSLGWIDIDLTPAAEGPPGGPPPPSPTPPEPPMPLDAQYRVTGVVETAGDALTLRHTAVYERTEERDTLLRVFPRERRVPLRFDVSVETQPGMSDQRARVTDVVEDLRAGDSVVATGHRRSNAAFAESRSGAFQFHTIAPLSRMRDTTGAFAARRGGPDGWWTKPSFWIMLVAVWYLLLHLVPALHLGILARRTRRARSDARRLAAAREWLLLKLHLFGTAPERETDLEFAVRTGAVHGVDVTPLITAYLRYRYDGGRGAADDARQLCTDTMAAVDRALRVAHTWPVRLYRQIHLWNYMRYINRRKTA from the coding sequence ATGGCGACGGTAGAACGGATAGCGGGTCCACACTACGGCGGCGTGCGCACGCTGTTGCTGGGGCGCGTGCTTCCGCACGCGGGCATCGCGGCGTACATCTTCTGGTACCTGAGCGTCCGGCTGTCGACGGTCAACGACGCGCTCCCGGCGTTTTTCCTCGCGTACACCGTTTTCACGGCGGCGCACACCGTGCTTGCGTCACGCAACGTGCGCTTCGGAATATCCGCGGCGGGGACCGCGGGCCTTACGCTGCTCATCATACTCGGCGCCACCGTGCTCGCGCCGCATTCCGAGGCGGGTTCCTTTGTCGCGGGTGTGACGGCCGTGTTCCTCATCATCCTGCTGTGGATTTCGTGCGTGGTGAACCACTGGTTCATCGCCGCGCGCGCCTTCTACATCGCTGATGTTGCGGCAGTGAACGGCACATGGATCGCCTTCGTGCTGCCTGCGACGGAATTCACCACGGCAGGACTCATAGCGGCCTCGCTACCGGTGGTCGTGTACTCGCTGTACGTCCTTCTCTTCGACTACGCGCTGCGGCGGCCCATGCCGCGGCAGGATCGGCGCAAGATCGTGCTGCGCTACCTGCTCGTCGTCCTGGTGCTGGCGGTCGCGGCTTTCATCGGATCCGTGTCGGGCATCGGCGACAGCGCCGGCACGGCGCGCGGATCGTACAGCCTGCTCAGCAAAAAGAACGACCGTTTCCGCATGCAGGACCGCGCGGCGCTGGAGGACGAGTTCAAACTCCCGATCGATTCGAAGGAACTTGTATTCGCGGCGCATGTGCCGGCGGTGTCGTATCAGGGCTACAGTATCGGAGCCCCGTATCTGAAATTCCATTCGCTGCACACCTACGACCCGGCGCGTAACGAGTTCAACGGACTCGCCGACGAGATGGAGGCGCCCACGTACCGCGTGCGGCTGGTGCCGCTCGATCGCACGATGGCCGAACCGGTGCAACTCACCGTCGGACTCGACGGACGCGAGGTGACGCCGCCCGAGGCATTACGCTTCGACGGGCGTTCAACCATCTACAATGTGCGTTTGTCGACCGACCAGACCTTCGGGCACAATCTCACGTACCGCTTCGTCAGCTACTCCTCCACCGACAGCGTGACCGTGGCCGATGAAACCCTGCCCGTACTGGGCGTGCACCGGCTGTTCTCTCGCGTATCGATCCTGAACGTCATTCCGATCGGCACGGCGGGGCAGTTCTTCCAGTTCGACTACAACGCCGCGGTGCTCGACCGCGTGGACGAGTACGGCGACGTGGACGGCGGTCCGCGCGGCTTCCGGCAGCAGTACCTCGGCATCAATGGACTCGAGCAGGACATCCTCGACACGATGCGCGCCCTGCTGCGCGGACGCGAGAGCACACGCGAGCGGATCGAGACCGTGATCGGCTTCTTCACACAACGCGACGCCACCGGCCAGCCTGTGTTCACCTATTCGCTCAAGCCGGGAAAATCCGCGGATCCCAACGAAAGTCTGTTGCATTATTTCCTTCTGAAAAACCGACGCGCATACTGCACATACTACGCCACCGCTGCCGCCCTGTTTTTCCGTGCGGCGGGCATCCCGGCCAGGGTGGCGATCGGCTTTGTGCCCGGTGAGGAAAGCAAACAGACGCCCGGCTGGTACTACGTCTATTCCAATCAGGCGCACGCGTGGACCGAAATCTGGCTTGGACCCTCGCTCGGATGGATCGACATCGATCTGACACCTGCTGCGGAGGGGCCTCCCGGAGGTCCGCCCCCTCCGTCGCCCACGCCGCCCGAGCCGCCCATGCCGCTTGACGCGCAGTACCGCGTGACGGGCGTGGTGGAAACGGCGGGCGACGCACTGACGCTCAGGCATACGGCCGTGTACGAGCGGACCGAGGAGCGCGACACGCTGCTGCGCGTTTTTCCGCGTGAGCGCCGCGTGCCGCTGCGCTTCGACGTCTCGGTGGAAACCCAGCCCGGCATGTCGGATCAGCGCGCGCGCGTTACGGACGTTGTGGAGGATCTGCGCGCGGGCGACAGCGTCGTGGCCACGGGGCATCGCAGATCGAATGCCGCGTTTGCGGAGAGCAGATCGGGCGCGTTCCAATTCCACACGATAGCGCCGCTCTCGCGCATGCGCGACACCACCGGCGCCTTTGCGGCGCGGCGCGGGGGACCCGACGGGTGGTGGACAAAGCCATCGTTCTGGATCATGCTTGTCGCGGTCTGGTACCTGCTGCTGCATCTTGTTCCCGCCCTGCATCTCGGGATTCTCGCGCGTCGCACGCGTCGCGCGCGCAGCGACGCGCGCCGGCTCGCGGCCGCGCGCGAATGGTTGCTGCTGAAGCTGCATCTGTTCGGCACCGCACCCGAGCGGGAAACCGACCTCGAGTTTGCGGTGCGCACAGGCGCGGTACACGGCGTGGATGTGACGCCGTTGATCACCGCGTATCTGCGGTACCGATACGACGGCGGCCGCGGCGCCGCGGACGATGCGCGGCAGCTCTGCACCGACACCATGGCGGCAGTGGACCGGGCGCTCCGTGTCGCTCACACCTGGCCTGTGCGTCTGTACCGGCAGATCCACCTCTGGAATTACATGCGCTACATCAACCGAAGGAAGACCGCATGA